A genome region from Frankineae bacterium MT45 includes the following:
- a CDS encoding NusA antitermination factor, translated as MVNVDIAALRSIEREKEIPFETIMLALETALLTAYRHTPHSMPHARVDIDRKSGDVTVWAQDLGPDGSIEEEYDDTPLDFGRVAAATARQVIIQRLRDAEHDLTFGEFSGREGDIVTGVIQADAQAATKGMVLVDIGKLEAVLPQSEQVPGEDYSHGTRLKCYVVGVTRGMRGPQVTLSRTHPNLVRKLFSLEVPEIADESVEIVAVAREAGHRSKISVRTEVAGLNAKGACIGPMGQRVRNVVAELHGEKIDIIDWNPDPAIYVGNALSPANAISSEIVDEATQAVRVVVADYQLSLAIGREGQNARLAARLTGARIDIHSDSETGAAAAPNSGDRGHDLKGDDTPDREE; from the coding sequence ATGGTCAACGTTGATATCGCCGCTCTGCGCAGCATCGAACGCGAGAAGGAGATCCCCTTCGAGACGATCATGCTCGCTCTGGAGACGGCCCTGCTGACCGCGTACCGCCACACGCCGCACTCCATGCCGCACGCCCGCGTCGACATCGATCGCAAGAGTGGCGACGTCACGGTGTGGGCCCAGGACCTGGGCCCGGATGGCTCGATCGAGGAGGAGTACGACGACACGCCGCTCGATTTCGGGCGGGTGGCGGCGGCGACGGCCCGGCAGGTCATCATCCAGCGTCTGCGCGACGCCGAGCACGACCTCACCTTCGGCGAGTTCTCGGGGCGCGAAGGCGACATCGTCACCGGCGTGATCCAGGCCGACGCGCAGGCGGCAACCAAGGGGATGGTGCTGGTCGACATCGGCAAACTCGAAGCGGTCCTGCCGCAGTCCGAGCAGGTGCCGGGGGAGGACTACAGCCACGGCACCCGGCTCAAGTGTTACGTGGTGGGAGTCACCCGGGGGATGCGAGGGCCGCAGGTGACGCTGAGCCGCACCCACCCGAATCTGGTTCGCAAGCTCTTCTCCCTCGAGGTGCCCGAGATCGCCGACGAGAGCGTCGAGATCGTCGCCGTCGCTCGTGAGGCGGGGCACCGAAGCAAGATTTCAGTCCGCACCGAAGTCGCCGGCTTGAACGCCAAGGGTGCCTGCATCGGACCTATGGGGCAGCGCGTTCGCAACGTCGTCGCCGAACTGCACGGCGAGAAGATCGACATCATCGACTGGAATCCGGACCCGGCGATCTACGTCGGAAACGCGCTGTCGCCGGCCAACGCGATCAGCAGCGAGATCGTGGACGAGGCCACTCAGGCGGTCCGCGTCGTCGTCGCCGACTACCAGTTGTCCCTGGCGATCGGGCGGGAAGGGCAGAACGCCCGTCTAGCGGCCCGTCTCACCGGAGCCCGCATCGACATTCATAGTGACTCCGAGACCGGGGCCGCCGCTGCTCCGAACTCCGGTGATCGCGGACACGACCTCAAGGGCGACGACACGCCCGACCGCGAGGAGTAA
- a CDS encoding tRNA pseudouridine synthase B: MGKRDSDATSGLVIVDKDPDCTSHDVVARLRRLAHTRRVGHAGTLDPMATGVLVLGIEKATRLLHHLVLADKAYTATIRLGEATITDDAQGELLSRGDASTISEGDIEQAIAPLRGDIMQAPSAVSAIKINGERAYKRVRDGESVELPPRPVTVSRFEVLSYSRPQEHLVDVDVEVECSSGTYIRALARDLGRTLGVGGHLTALRRTRVGPFTLDDARTLAELAELADPVTLPLRRAVEVAFPVRAITEQQATTLTYGQSIEAAGIEGTYAVTAPDETVSGLLREIGGRAQPVLVFNARG; this comes from the coding sequence ATGGGTAAACGAGACAGCGACGCAACGTCGGGACTGGTGATCGTCGACAAGGATCCCGACTGCACGTCTCACGATGTGGTGGCTCGGCTCCGCCGGCTCGCCCATACCCGGCGGGTCGGACACGCGGGCACGCTCGACCCGATGGCGACCGGCGTCCTGGTCCTCGGTATCGAGAAGGCAACCCGGCTGCTGCACCATCTCGTCCTGGCCGACAAGGCCTACACGGCGACGATCCGGCTGGGGGAGGCGACGATCACCGACGACGCTCAGGGAGAGCTGCTCAGCCGCGGCGACGCCTCGACCATCTCCGAGGGCGATATCGAGCAGGCGATCGCGCCGCTGCGCGGTGACATCATGCAGGCTCCCTCGGCCGTGTCGGCGATCAAGATCAACGGCGAACGAGCCTACAAGCGCGTCCGTGATGGGGAGTCCGTCGAGTTGCCGCCCCGACCGGTCACCGTCTCGCGCTTCGAGGTACTCAGCTACTCCCGGCCCCAGGAGCACCTCGTCGATGTGGATGTGGAGGTGGAGTGCAGTTCGGGGACCTACATCCGCGCCCTGGCCCGCGATCTCGGCCGCACGCTCGGCGTCGGGGGACACCTGACCGCGTTGCGTCGCACCCGGGTCGGCCCGTTCACGCTGGATGATGCCCGAACGTTGGCCGAGTTGGCGGAGCTGGCCGATCCGGTGACGCTGCCGCTCCGGCGGGCGGTCGAGGTTGCTTTCCCGGTGCGAGCGATCACCGAGCAGCAGGCGACGACGTTGACTTACGGGCAGTCGATCGAGGCGGCCGGCATCGAAGGCACCTATGCGGTGACCGCACCCGACGAGACCGTCTCCGGGCTGCTGCGCGAGATCGGGGGGCGGGCTCAGCCCGTTCTCGTCTTCAACGCGCGCGGCTGA
- a CDS encoding translation initiation factor IF-2, with protein MQAPSLGGVQVPRGSGEVLRLPRGASLTDFAEKIDGNPAALVTVLFHLGEMVTATQSVNEETLQLLGAELNYVIQVVSPEDEDRELLESFDLTFGEDEGADDLIVARPPVVTVMGHVDHGKTRLLDAIRKTNVIEDEAGGITQHIGAYQVHVEHEGAERAITFIDTPGHEAFTAMRARGASTTDIVVLVVAADDGVMPQTIEALNHAQAAGAPIVVAVNKIDKEGANPQKVRQQLTEYGLVAEEYGGDTMFIDVSARAGLNIDGLLEGVLLTADASLDLRANPDQDAQGIVIEARLDRGRGPVATLLVQRGTLRVGDSVVAGDAFGRVRAMLDEHGETLEFAGPSRPIQVLGLTSVPGAGDSFLVVEEDRIARQIADRRAARERNAQLASTRRRVSLDDLDKALAAGEVQQLNLIIKGDVSGSVEALEDALVGIDIGDTADEVSLRVIGRGVGAINENDVNLAIASDAVIIGFNVRPAGKAGEVADREGVDIRYYTVIYQAIDEIEAALKGMLKPEYHEVQLGTAEVREVFRVPKIGNVAGSLVRSGTIRRNSKARLIRDGVVVADNLTVESLRRFKDDATEVRDGFECGIGLGSFNDIKAEDVIETFELQEKARS; from the coding sequence ATGCAGGCCCCGTCACTGGGCGGCGTGCAGGTTCCCCGCGGCAGCGGAGAGGTGCTGCGCCTTCCGCGCGGGGCGTCGCTCACCGATTTCGCCGAGAAGATCGATGGAAACCCAGCCGCGCTGGTGACCGTCCTCTTCCACCTCGGCGAGATGGTGACCGCCACCCAGTCGGTGAACGAAGAGACGCTGCAGTTGCTCGGTGCCGAGCTGAACTACGTCATCCAGGTCGTCAGCCCGGAGGACGAGGATCGTGAGCTCCTCGAGTCCTTCGACCTCACCTTCGGCGAGGACGAGGGCGCCGACGATCTCATCGTCGCTCGGCCGCCGGTCGTCACTGTCATGGGTCACGTCGACCATGGAAAGACGCGACTCCTCGACGCCATCCGCAAGACCAACGTCATTGAGGACGAGGCCGGCGGCATCACCCAGCACATCGGTGCGTACCAGGTTCACGTCGAACACGAAGGTGCCGAGCGGGCTATCACCTTCATCGACACCCCGGGTCACGAGGCGTTCACCGCCATGCGTGCCCGTGGTGCCTCGACCACCGACATCGTCGTGCTGGTCGTTGCCGCTGACGACGGTGTCATGCCCCAGACGATCGAGGCGCTCAACCATGCCCAGGCCGCTGGTGCCCCGATCGTGGTCGCGGTGAACAAGATCGACAAGGAAGGCGCGAACCCGCAGAAGGTTCGTCAGCAGCTGACCGAGTACGGTCTCGTCGCCGAGGAGTACGGCGGCGACACCATGTTCATCGACGTGTCGGCGCGGGCCGGTCTGAACATCGACGGACTCCTCGAGGGCGTGCTCCTCACGGCGGACGCCTCACTCGACCTGCGGGCCAACCCCGACCAGGATGCCCAGGGCATCGTGATCGAGGCGCGCCTGGATCGCGGCCGCGGCCCGGTGGCCACCCTGCTCGTCCAGCGCGGAACGCTGCGCGTGGGTGACTCGGTCGTCGCCGGTGACGCCTTCGGCCGGGTCCGGGCCATGCTCGACGAGCACGGCGAGACGCTGGAGTTCGCCGGTCCGTCGCGTCCGATCCAGGTTCTGGGCCTGACCTCGGTGCCGGGTGCCGGTGACTCCTTCCTCGTCGTCGAGGAGGACCGCATCGCCCGTCAGATCGCCGATCGGCGCGCGGCGCGTGAGCGCAACGCACAGCTGGCCTCGACCCGTCGCCGGGTTTCGCTCGACGATCTGGACAAGGCGTTGGCCGCCGGCGAGGTTCAGCAGCTGAACCTCATCATCAAGGGTGACGTCTCCGGTTCCGTCGAGGCACTCGAGGACGCCCTGGTCGGGATCGACATCGGCGACACCGCCGATGAGGTCTCGCTGCGGGTGATCGGCCGTGGTGTCGGTGCGATCAACGAGAACGACGTCAACCTGGCCATCGCGTCGGATGCCGTCATCATCGGCTTCAACGTCCGCCCGGCCGGTAAGGCTGGCGAGGTCGCTGACCGCGAGGGCGTCGACATCCGCTACTACACGGTCATCTACCAGGCCATCGACGAGATCGAGGCGGCCCTCAAGGGCATGCTCAAGCCCGAATACCACGAGGTTCAGCTGGGTACGGCTGAGGTCCGCGAGGTCTTCCGGGTGCCGAAGATCGGCAACGTCGCCGGTTCCCTGGTCCGCTCCGGCACGATTCGACGCAACAGCAAGGCGCGTCTCATCCGTGACGGCGTGGTCGTGGCCGACAACCTCACGGTGGAGTCGCTTCGCCGCTTCAAGGACGATGCGACTGAGGTCCGCGATGGATTCGAGTGCGGTATCGGGCTCGGTTCATTCAACGACATCAAGGCCGAAGACGTCATCGAGACGTTCGAACTGCAGGAGAAGGCTCGCAGCTGA
- a CDS encoding ribosome maturation factor RimP, with product MSAAKAGPPDARSAKIRDHLREVLSPIVAGAGYDLEELTVKSVGRRSLVRVVVDADGGIDLDAIATVSRLLSDALDEDTAPAGQFSEPFVLEVTSPGVDRPLTEPRHWRRAVGRLVKVSVDGVVLIGRIRSTSDTGVELVSDGNTRSLAWGELGPGKVQVEFNRADVEDLDNVEDLDNADSDADDLEETERAAEFDDAEHHEIEQDETEED from the coding sequence ATGTCAGCAGCCAAGGCTGGCCCACCCGATGCAAGGTCGGCGAAGATTCGCGATCATCTGCGGGAGGTTCTGTCTCCCATTGTGGCTGGAGCCGGGTACGACCTCGAGGAATTGACGGTGAAATCCGTCGGCCGCCGCAGCCTGGTCCGGGTCGTCGTCGACGCCGACGGCGGCATCGACCTCGACGCGATCGCCACGGTCAGCCGTCTCCTCTCCGACGCACTGGACGAGGACACCGCCCCCGCCGGTCAATTCAGCGAGCCCTTCGTCCTCGAGGTCACCTCCCCGGGCGTGGATCGACCACTCACTGAGCCTCGGCACTGGAGAAGGGCGGTCGGCCGGCTGGTCAAGGTGAGCGTGGACGGGGTGGTCCTGATCGGACGGATCCGCTCGACCTCCGACACCGGCGTGGAACTCGTCAGCGACGGCAACACGCGATCGCTCGCCTGGGGTGAACTCGGTCCCGGGAAGGTGCAGGTCGAATTCAACCGAGCCGACGTCGAGGATCTGGACAACGTCGAGGATCTGGACAACGCCGATTCGGACGCGGACGATCTTGAGGAAACCGAGCGTGCGGCAGAGTTCGACGACGCAGAGCACCACGAAATAGAGCAAGACGAAACTGAGGAAGACTGA
- a CDS encoding hypothetical protein (manually curated) has translation MTAEPVRTCVGCRSRSETAGLLRVVAVPASASSAESSVGHLVVVDPRHRLPGRGAWVHPSTECVALADQRRAFGRALRLSGIVDCTAVHEYVDSSGPGGVTELPAGGQR, from the coding sequence GTGACGGCAGAGCCGGTCCGAACCTGCGTCGGGTGCCGTTCTCGGTCGGAGACTGCTGGTCTGCTACGCGTTGTCGCAGTGCCGGCGTCTGCGAGTTCCGCCGAGAGTTCGGTAGGGCACCTCGTCGTCGTCGATCCGCGCCATCGTCTTCCCGGACGAGGTGCGTGGGTGCACCCGTCCACGGAGTGCGTTGCTCTCGCCGACCAGCGTCGTGCTTTCGGTCGGGCTCTGCGCCTCTCCGGAATCGTCGACTGTACGGCTGTGCACGAGTACGTCGACAGCTCCGGTCCCGGGGGTGTCACCGAACTCCCCGCAGGCGGGCAGCGATAG
- a CDS encoding L-amino acid N-acyltransferase YncA has translation MSSVLLRRADASDWPAIWPIWSSVVRGGDTYTYDPQTSSETAERMWLGSGEVWIAQTAESPTPLGIYRISANQQGPGAHVANGSYMVSEAARGQGIGRQLVSHSLDRARALGFRGMQFNAVAATNVHAVALYLDLGFSTVGIIPGGFHHPEAGFVDLLVMYRPL, from the coding sequence ATGAGTTCCGTACTGCTCCGACGCGCCGACGCCTCCGATTGGCCCGCGATCTGGCCGATCTGGTCGTCGGTGGTCCGAGGCGGCGACACATACACCTACGATCCGCAGACGTCCTCGGAGACCGCAGAGCGGATGTGGCTGGGGTCGGGCGAAGTCTGGATCGCTCAGACGGCTGAGTCGCCAACGCCATTGGGCATCTACCGGATCTCGGCGAACCAGCAGGGCCCGGGAGCACACGTCGCCAACGGGTCTTACATGGTCAGCGAGGCAGCACGCGGGCAGGGGATCGGGCGCCAACTCGTGAGCCACAGCCTGGATCGAGCCCGCGCCCTTGGCTTTCGGGGCATGCAGTTCAACGCGGTGGCGGCCACCAACGTCCACGCCGTAGCCCTGTATCTCGATCTCGGCTTCAGCACGGTCGGGATCATCCCGGGCGGCTTCCATCACCCGGAGGCCGGTTTCGTCGACCTCCTCGTCATGTACCGGCCACTATGA
- a CDS encoding polyribonucleotide nucleotidyltransferase, with the protein MSEQLKANTDADGVTESVATIDNGKFGTHTIRFETGRLARQAAGSVVAYLDDDTMLLSATTAGKTPKDQFDFFPLTIDVEERMYAAGRIPGSFFRREGRPSEDAILTCRLIDRPLRPSFVKGLRNEVQVVITVMALNPDHLYDVVAINAASASTQISGLPFTGPIGATRVALIEGQWVAFPNHSQLEQATFDMVVAGRVLDSGDVAIMMVEAEATENTIALIDGGATRPTEEIVGEGLEASKKFIAELCRAQSELARVAAKPTAEFPVFLDFQDDVLAAVDAEVSVGLAQALTIADKQERETELDRLKEVAKELVAPQFEGREKEISAAYRALTKKQVRQRILRDKVRIDGRGLSDIRTLSAEVEVVPRVHGSALFERGETQILGITTLNMLGLEQKLDTLSPEKSKRYMHNYNFPPYSTGETGRVGSPKRREIGHGALAERALVPVLPSRDEFPYAIRQVSEALGSNGSTSMGSVCASTLGLLNAGVPLKAPVAGIAMGLVSDTVDGKTEYVALTDILGAEDAFGDMDFKVAGTRQFVTALQLDTKLDGIPSDVLAAALTQAREARLHILDVMAEAIDEPDEMSPFAPRVTVVKIPVDKIGAVIGPKGQMINAIQDETGASITIEDDGTIYVGASDGLSAQSAVDRINAIANPQMPKVGERFLGTVVKTAAFGAFVSLLPGKDGLIHISKLGNGKRIGKVEDVVNVGDKIQVEIAEIDARGKISLVLVSEDAAATASAEPETVDA; encoded by the coding sequence ATGAGCGAACAGCTCAAGGCCAACACCGACGCCGACGGCGTCACAGAGTCCGTTGCCACCATCGACAACGGCAAGTTCGGTACCCACACCATCCGTTTCGAGACCGGCCGACTGGCCCGTCAGGCCGCCGGTTCGGTCGTCGCCTACCTCGACGACGACACCATGCTGCTGTCGGCCACGACCGCGGGCAAGACGCCCAAGGACCAGTTCGACTTCTTCCCCCTGACGATCGACGTCGAAGAGCGCATGTACGCCGCCGGCCGCATTCCGGGGTCGTTCTTCCGCCGCGAAGGCCGTCCCAGCGAGGACGCCATTCTCACCTGCCGTCTCATCGACCGTCCGCTGCGCCCGTCCTTCGTCAAGGGCCTGCGCAACGAGGTCCAGGTCGTCATCACCGTCATGGCGCTCAACCCGGATCACCTGTACGACGTTGTCGCGATCAACGCGGCGTCGGCCTCCACGCAGATCTCCGGACTGCCGTTCACCGGCCCCATCGGCGCCACCCGCGTCGCCCTCATCGAGGGCCAGTGGGTCGCGTTCCCGAACCACAGCCAGCTCGAGCAGGCCACCTTCGACATGGTCGTTGCCGGTCGTGTGCTCGACTCCGGTGATGTCGCGATCATGATGGTCGAGGCCGAGGCCACCGAGAACACCATCGCCCTTATCGACGGTGGCGCCACCCGCCCGACCGAAGAGATCGTCGGCGAAGGCCTCGAGGCCAGCAAGAAGTTCATCGCCGAGCTGTGCCGGGCCCAGTCGGAGCTGGCGCGGGTCGCCGCCAAGCCGACCGCCGAGTTCCCGGTCTTCCTGGACTTCCAGGACGACGTGCTCGCCGCCGTCGACGCTGAGGTTTCGGTCGGTCTGGCTCAGGCTCTCACCATCGCCGACAAGCAGGAGCGCGAGACCGAACTCGACCGCCTCAAGGAGGTCGCGAAGGAGCTCGTCGCCCCGCAGTTCGAGGGTCGCGAGAAGGAGATCAGCGCCGCCTACCGCGCGCTCACCAAGAAGCAGGTGCGTCAGCGCATCCTGCGTGACAAGGTCCGTATCGACGGCCGCGGCCTGAGCGACATCCGCACGCTCTCGGCTGAGGTCGAGGTCGTCCCGCGTGTCCACGGTTCGGCGCTCTTCGAGCGTGGCGAGACCCAGATCCTGGGCATCACCACGCTGAACATGCTCGGCCTGGAGCAGAAGCTCGACACCCTGTCGCCGGAGAAGTCCAAGCGCTACATGCACAACTACAACTTCCCGCCGTACAGCACGGGCGAGACGGGCCGCGTCGGTTCGCCGAAGCGCCGCGAGATCGGCCACGGCGCCCTCGCTGAGCGGGCACTCGTGCCCGTGCTCCCGAGCCGTGACGAGTTCCCGTACGCGATTCGCCAGGTCTCCGAGGCGCTCGGCTCCAACGGCTCCACCTCGATGGGTTCGGTCTGTGCCTCCACGCTCGGGCTGCTCAACGCCGGTGTGCCGCTCAAGGCGCCGGTCGCCGGCATCGCCATGGGCCTGGTCTCCGACACCGTTGACGGCAAGACGGAGTACGTCGCCCTCACCGACATCCTTGGCGCCGAGGATGCCTTCGGTGACATGGACTTCAAGGTCGCCGGTACGCGCCAGTTCGTCACCGCTCTGCAGCTGGACACCAAGCTGGACGGAATCCCGTCCGACGTCCTCGCCGCCGCGCTGACCCAGGCTCGTGAAGCCCGCCTGCACATCCTGGATGTCATGGCCGAGGCCATCGACGAGCCGGACGAGATGAGCCCGTTCGCTCCTCGCGTCACGGTCGTCAAGATTCCGGTCGACAAGATCGGCGCTGTGATCGGCCCGAAGGGTCAGATGATCAACGCGATTCAGGACGAGACCGGTGCCTCGATCACCATCGAGGATGACGGCACCATCTACGTGGGCGCCTCCGACGGCCTCTCGGCCCAGTCGGCGGTGGATCGCATCAACGCGATCGCCAACCCGCAGATGCCGAAGGTCGGCGAGCGATTCCTCGGCACGGTCGTCAAGACCGCTGCCTTCGGTGCGTTCGTCTCCCTGCTCCCGGGCAAGGACGGCCTGATCCACATCAGCAAGCTCGGCAACGGCAAGCGCATCGGCAAGGTCGAGGATGTCGTGAACGTCGGCGACAAGATCCAGGTCGAGATCGCCGAGATCGACGCCCGCGGCAAGATCAGCCTGGTGCTGGTCTCCGAGGACGCCGCCGCGACGGCTTCCGCTGAGCCGGAGACGGTTGACGCCTAA
- a CDS encoding putative efflux protein, MATE family, translated as MSGNASGNVSGNVSGDVSGSSSGNTRQDLADAASETGVSTRRLLSLSASAFVVLAAEPLYLLIDTSVVGHLGSEQLAALGIGGALMGLALLLGMFVEYGTTARAARWFGAGEHDAAVNEGVQASWLAVIIGSGAVVAAQLLAHPAVALLAGSRHDPVVAEAAESWFRIAVLGLPGVLLVLAGNGWMRGVQETRKPVRIVLIANAVSALLCPILVYPAGLGLRGSAIANVTGQVVGAVLFLQALRASTTSTKPQWRVMRLQTRLGRDLLVRSIGFQIAFLSAAAVAARMGTAQIAAHQIGLQLWEFSALVLDSFAIAAQSLVGAALGASAAALARRTAWQVGRYGLIAGFGFAALMAAGWYLIPALFTTDADVLAQVHLLWPWFVGMLPAAGLVFALDGVLIGAGDVAFMRTLTLVAAVGFFTPLALASLHWKWGIGGVWFGLSMFIVVRLIGMLLRVRTDRWLVTGTGESV; from the coding sequence ATGAGTGGGAACGCGAGCGGAAACGTGAGCGGAAACGTGAGCGGAGATGTGAGCGGCAGCTCGAGCGGGAACACCCGCCAGGATCTCGCCGACGCCGCATCGGAGACGGGAGTCTCCACCCGGCGGCTGCTGTCGCTTTCGGCGTCGGCGTTCGTGGTTCTCGCGGCTGAGCCGCTGTACCTGCTGATCGATACCTCGGTCGTCGGTCACCTCGGCAGTGAGCAGCTCGCCGCGCTTGGAATCGGCGGGGCACTGATGGGCCTAGCCCTGCTGCTCGGCATGTTCGTCGAGTACGGCACAACCGCCCGGGCCGCGCGCTGGTTCGGGGCCGGTGAGCACGATGCCGCCGTCAACGAGGGTGTTCAGGCGTCCTGGCTCGCCGTCATCATCGGTTCGGGGGCGGTCGTGGCGGCCCAGCTGCTGGCCCACCCCGCGGTCGCGCTCCTCGCCGGGAGCCGCCACGACCCGGTTGTCGCTGAGGCGGCCGAATCCTGGTTTCGGATCGCAGTGCTGGGACTTCCGGGTGTGCTGCTGGTGCTGGCCGGCAACGGATGGATGCGCGGGGTGCAGGAGACCCGGAAGCCGGTACGGATCGTGCTGATCGCCAACGCGGTATCGGCGCTTCTCTGCCCGATCCTGGTCTACCCCGCCGGTCTCGGACTCCGCGGCTCGGCGATCGCCAACGTCACCGGGCAGGTCGTCGGGGCGGTCCTCTTTCTCCAGGCGCTCCGGGCGAGCACTACCTCGACCAAGCCTCAGTGGCGGGTGATGCGGCTGCAGACCCGCCTCGGGCGTGACCTGCTGGTGCGGTCGATCGGCTTTCAGATCGCCTTCCTCAGCGCCGCCGCCGTCGCGGCCAGAATGGGCACGGCCCAGATCGCAGCCCATCAGATCGGGCTGCAGCTGTGGGAATTCAGCGCCCTCGTCCTTGACTCCTTCGCCATCGCCGCGCAGTCCCTGGTGGGCGCGGCGCTCGGCGCGTCGGCGGCGGCGCTGGCCCGTCGCACGGCATGGCAGGTCGGTCGCTACGGCCTCATCGCCGGCTTCGGCTTCGCCGCCCTGATGGCGGCCGGCTGGTACCTCATCCCCGCGCTCTTCACCACCGACGCCGACGTGCTGGCGCAGGTGCATCTGCTCTGGCCCTGGTTCGTCGGCATGCTGCCGGCCGCCGGTCTGGTCTTCGCGCTCGACGGCGTGCTCATCGGAGCCGGTGATGTGGCATTCATGCGGACGTTGACGCTGGTCGCCGCCGTCGGCTTCTTCACGCCGTTGGCCCTGGCCAGCCTGCACTGGAAGTGGGGGATCGGTGGAGTGTGGTTCGGCCTGAGCATGTTCATCGTGGTCCGTCTGATCGGCATGCTGCTGCGGGTGCGGACCGACCGCTGGCTGGTCACGGGAACGGGGGAGTCGGTATGA
- a CDS encoding ribosome-binding factor A has protein sequence MVDQGRARRLSGRIKQIVATFVETQIKDPRLGMVTITDVRMTGDLHDATVFYTVFGDEEAQRESAAALESAKGVMRSEVGRLTGVRFTPTLTFILDAVPETAKHIDDLLTVAAQADAELDRARLGASYAGDADPYRKPREVVDDEE, from the coding sequence ATGGTTGACCAGGGACGGGCACGACGCCTCTCGGGGCGAATCAAGCAGATCGTCGCCACCTTCGTGGAGACGCAGATCAAAGATCCGCGACTGGGCATGGTCACCATCACCGACGTCCGGATGACCGGTGACCTTCACGATGCCACCGTGTTTTACACGGTGTTCGGCGACGAAGAGGCGCAGCGCGAATCAGCCGCCGCCCTCGAGTCGGCCAAGGGCGTCATGCGCAGCGAGGTGGGGCGTCTCACCGGGGTGCGCTTCACACCGACGCTGACCTTCATTCTCGACGCTGTGCCCGAGACGGCCAAGCACATCGACGATCTGCTCACCGTCGCGGCGCAGGCCGACGCCGAATTGGACCGGGCCCGCCTCGGGGCCAGCTACGCCGGAGACGCCGATCCGTATCGCAAGCCTCGGGAAGTCGTCGACGACGAAGAATGA
- a CDS encoding FMN adenylyltransferase /riboflavin kinase, protein MQRWHSVSEIPSGWGRCVVTIGVFDGVHRGHGQIIGEAVKLAAERGVPSVLMTFVPHPSEVVRPGSHPPALTTLARRAELVAELGIDVFFGLPFTLEFSKLPPAEFVHNTLVESLHASGVIVGENFRFGHKAAGNIETLANLGRTFGFTTAAADLLTEEQGPISATYVRSCVEAGDVRAAAHALGRPHRVDGIVERGDQRGRELGFPTANLRVAPYTALPADGVYAGRVVRLDERGRTVAGAALGNAAISVGTNPTFEVQNRRIEAFVLDFEGDLYGDQLGVEFVEHLRGMEKYDSIDELVTQMHADVRQARQILGSAPA, encoded by the coding sequence GTGCAACGTTGGCATAGCGTCTCCGAGATCCCGTCCGGCTGGGGTCGCTGCGTGGTCACCATCGGCGTATTCGACGGGGTACACCGCGGCCACGGCCAGATCATCGGAGAGGCCGTCAAACTCGCGGCCGAGCGTGGGGTCCCGAGCGTCCTCATGACCTTCGTGCCGCATCCGTCCGAAGTGGTTCGTCCCGGCTCGCACCCGCCGGCCCTCACCACGCTCGCCCGGCGCGCTGAGCTGGTAGCCGAGCTCGGCATCGACGTCTTCTTCGGACTCCCATTCACCCTTGAGTTCTCGAAACTGCCGCCCGCCGAGTTCGTGCACAACACGCTCGTGGAGTCGCTGCACGCGTCGGGGGTCATCGTCGGCGAGAACTTTCGCTTCGGGCACAAGGCCGCCGGCAACATCGAGACGCTGGCCAACCTCGGCCGCACGTTCGGGTTCACCACGGCTGCAGCCGACCTACTCACTGAGGAGCAGGGGCCGATCAGCGCGACCTACGTCCGCTCCTGCGTCGAGGCCGGCGACGTGCGGGCGGCCGCGCACGCTCTCGGGCGACCGCACCGGGTGGACGGAATCGTCGAGCGGGGCGACCAGCGGGGTCGCGAGTTGGGCTTCCCGACTGCGAACCTGCGGGTTGCGCCCTACACGGCACTGCCGGCAGACGGTGTCTACGCCGGGCGCGTGGTGCGCCTGGATGAGCGCGGGCGCACGGTCGCCGGTGCCGCGCTCGGGAACGCGGCCATCTCGGTCGGGACGAACCCCACCTTTGAGGTGCAGAATCGGCGAATAGAGGCATTTGTCCTCGATTTCGAGGGTGACCTCTACGGCGATCAATTGGGAGTCGAGTTCGTCGAGCACCTACGCGGCATGGAGAAGTACGACTCGATCGATGAACTGGTGACGCAGATGCACGCGGACGTCCGGCAGGCCAGGCAGATCCTCGGTTCCGCCCCCGCCTGA
- a CDS encoding SSU ribosomal protein S15P — protein MALASDVKKQIVIEYGSNESDTGSAEVQIALLSRRISDLTEHLKTHKHDHHTRRGLLLLVGQRRRLLNHLHDTEINRYRSIIERLGLRR, from the coding sequence ATGGCTCTCGCCAGCGACGTCAAGAAGCAAATCGTCATCGAGTACGGCTCCAACGAGAGCGACACGGGTTCGGCTGAAGTGCAGATCGCCCTGCTCTCGCGTCGCATCAGTGACCTCACCGAGCACCTCAAGACCCACAAGCACGACCACCACACCCGTCGTGGCCTGCTGCTGCTCGTCGGCCAGCGCCGTCGCCTGCTCAACCACCTGCACGACACCGAGATCAACCGTTACCGGTCGATCATCGAGCGGCTCGGTCTGCGCCGCTAG